One segment of Panicum virgatum strain AP13 chromosome 1K, P.virgatum_v5, whole genome shotgun sequence DNA contains the following:
- the LOC120640358 gene encoding cellulose synthase-like protein E2, whose protein sequence is MAGSSVSSGRPPLFASEKPARVAAYAYRLFASTLLAGLLLIWLYRATHLPPRSSSARWWAWLGLSAAELWFGFYWVLTLSVRWSPVYRRTFPDRLARRYNEEELPGVDIFVCTADPTLEPPMLVISTVLSVMAYDYPPEKLNIYLSDDAGSAITLYALYEASEFAKHWVPFCKKYMVEPRSPAAYFAKADGPPDACNPKEWFALKESHKDLTNRVSSVVNSGKIPEAAECKVGGFTQWNEGTTYTDHPSIVQILIDRNKRKITDISGNALPTLVYMAREKRLQEHHHFKAGSLNALIRVSSVISNSPIIMNVDCDMYSNNSGSIRDALCFFLNEEQGHDIAFVQYPQNFENVVHNDIYGNPINTVNELDHPCLDAWGGMCYYGTGCFHRREALCGRICSQGYQKDWTRVMRKTEEIDELERMAKSLATCTYEHNTLWGIEKGVRYGCPLEDVITGLQIQCRGWRSVYYNPERKGFLGMAPISLGQILVQHKRWTEGFLQISLSKYSPFLLGHRKIRLGLQMGYSVCGFWALNSFPTLYYVTIPSLCFLNGISLFPEMTSPWFVPFAYIIMAAYSCSLVESWQCGDTAVEWWNAQRMWLFRRISSYLLATIDTIRRMLGISESGFALTAKVTDMQASERYKKGMMEFGSFSLMFVIIATVALLNLACMVFGVARVLLHEGATGLGALFLQAVLCVLIVAINFPVYEALFLRKDSGRLPSSVSLVSFCIVLPLCILPTNMQM, encoded by the exons ATGGCCGGGAGCAGCGTGTCcagcggccggccgccgctgttCGCGTCGGAGAAACCAGCGCGGGTGGCGGCGTACGCGTACCGGCTGTTCGCGAGCACGCTCCTCGCGGGGCTTCTTCTGATATGGCTGTACAGGGCTACGCACctgccgccgaggagcagcagCGCGCGGTGGTGGGCGTGGCTGGGGctctccgccgccgagctctgGTTCGGCTTCTACTGGGTGCTGACGCTGTCCGTGCGGTGGAGCCCCGTCTACCGCCGCACCTTCCCCGACCGGCTCGCCCGAAG GTATAATGAGGAGGAGCTTCCTGGGGTGGACATATTTGTGTGCACAGCAGACCCAACTCTTGAGCCACCAATGCTTGTCATCTCCACTGTCCTATCTGTTATGGCTTATGACTACCCGCCAGAGAAGCTGAACATCTATTTGTCTGATGATGCCGGTTCCGCTATAACATTATATGCTCTGTACGAAGCATCTGAGTTTGCAAAGCACTGGGTTCCATTTTGCAAGAAGTACATGGTTGAGCCCAGGTCTCCAGCTGCCTACTTTGCCAAAGCAGATGGACCTCCTGATGCATGCAACCCTAAAGAGTGGTTCGCATTGAAG GAGAGCCACAAAGATTTAACTAATCGAGTTAGTTCAGTTGTAAATTCAGGCAAGATCCCCGAGGCTGCAGAATGCAAAGTTGGGGGCTTCACCCAATGGAATGAGGGTACGACTTATACAGATCACCCTTCTATAGTCCAG ATTTTGATTGACAGAAACAAACGAAAGATAACTGATATCAGTGGAAATGCGTTACCAACACTTGTGTATATGGCACGTGAGAAGAGGCTTCAGGAACATCATCACTTCAAAGCTGGATCACTGAATGCTTTG ATAAGGGTATCGTCAGTGATAAGCAACAGCCCAATCATAATGAATGTGGACTGCGATATGTACTCCAACAATTCAGGGTCTATCAGAGATGCATTATGCTTCTTCCTAAATGAAGAGCAAGGCCATGATATTGCTTTTGTTCAGTATCCTCAGAACTTCGAAAATGTGGTGCACAATGACATCTATGGCAATCCCATAAACACTGTGAATGAG TTGGATCATCCTTGCTTGGATGCATGGGGTGGAATGTGTTACTATGGCACAGGATGCTTCCATCGGAGAGAAGCTCTATGTGGGCGGATATGTAGTCAAGGCTACCAGAAAGACTGGACTAGGGTGATGAGGAAAACTGAAGAAATCGACGAGTTGGAAAGAATGGCCAAGTCACTTGCGACTTGCACATATGAGCATAACACCCTTTGGGGAATCGAG AAGGGAGTCAGATACGGTTGCCCACTGGAGGATGTCATTACAGGGTTGCAAATCCAATGTCGTGGGTGGAGATCGGTGTActacaacccggaaagaaagggctTCTTAGGCATGGCCCCCATCTCACTGGGACAGATTCTGGTTCAGCACAAGAGATGGACAGAAGGGTTCCTCCAGATCTCCCTCTCAAAATACAGCCCCTTTCTATTGGGTCACAGGAAGATCAGGCTGGGCCTTCAAATGGGTTACTCTGTCTGTGGGTTCTGGGCTCTGAACAGCTTCCCCACCTTATACTACGTCACCATCCCTTCACTTTGCTTCCTCAATGGCATCTCCCTTTTCCCTGAG ATGACCAGCCCCTGGTTTGTACCATTTGCATACATCATTATGGCTGCATACTCATGCAGCTTGGTGGAGTCATGGCAATGTGGTGACACTGCTGTAGAGTGGTGGAACGCACAAAGGATGTGGCTTTTCAGAAGAATCTCCTCATACCTCCTGGCAACCATCGACACAATCCGCAGAATGCTGGGCATCTCCGAGTCAGGGTTCGCCCTGACGGCGAAGGTGACTGATATGCAGGCCTCGGAGAGGTACAAGAAGGGGATGATGGAGTTCGGATCCTTCTCCTTGATGTTTGTGATCATTGCAACTGTCGCATTGCTCAACCTGGCATGCATGGTGTTCGGAGTGGCAAGAGTTTTGTTACATGAAGGCGCAACAGGCTTGGGGGCTTTGTTCCTGCAGGCTGTTCTTTGTGTGCTAATAGTGGCAATCAATTTCCCGGTCTATGAAGCGCTCTTCCTCCGCAAGGACAGTGGCAGATTGCCATCTTCTGTCAGTCTAGTTTCATTCTGCATTGTATTACCACTCTGTATACTGCCAACCAATATGCAGATGTGA
- the LOC120656100 gene encoding protein STRICTOSIDINE SYNTHASE-LIKE 10-like — protein MGNANVTGKKILTVAISLLAVLALLLQPCAAARPVPGTTSIIDGSRSLHLPLRGSLLRGPESVAFDGDGVGPYSGVSDGRVLKWNGLARRWSTYAYSPGYSAKACTASRTRPAEVTESTCGRPLGLRFHYESGNLYIADAYKGLMRVGPGGGKATVLANEVDGVPLRFTNGVDVDQVTGEVFFTDSSMNYQRSQHERVTTTGDSTGRLMKYDPKTKSVTVLQSGITYPNGLAISADRTHLVVALTGACKLMRYWIKGPKAGTSEPLADLPGYPDNVRADLNGGFWVALHREKMELSFGPDNHLLAVRINADGQVIQVMRGSKSVRPTEVVERLGGKLYMGSVELPYVGVVSE, from the coding sequence ATGGGGAACGCGAACGTCACGGGGAAGAAGATTCTGACGGTGGCGATCTCGTTGCTCGCCGTCCTGGCGCTGCTTCTccagccgtgcgccgccgcacgccccgTCCCCGGAACAACCTCCATTATCGACGGCAGTCGGAGCCTGCACCTGCCGCTCCGAGGGTCACTGCTGCGCGGCCCGGAGAGCGTCGCattcgacggcgacggcgtgggcccCTACAGCGGCGTCTCCGATGGCCGCGTCTTGAAGTGGAACGGACTGGCGCGCCGCTGGTCCACCTACGCGTATAGCCCGGGCTACAGCGCCAAGGCCTGCACCGCGTCCAGGACTCGGCCAGCCGAAGTCACAGAGAGCACGTGCGGCCGCCCGTTGGGCCTGCGCTTCCACTACGAGTCCGGCAACCTCTACATCGCCGATGCGTACAAGGGGCTGATGCGTGTCGGCCCGGGTGGCGGCAAGGCGACGGTGCTGGCCAATGAGGTCGACGGCGTGCCGCTCCGCTTCACCAACGGCGTCGATGTCGACCAGGTCACCGGAGAGGTGTTCTTTACAGACAGTAGCATGAACTATCAGCGGTCGCAGCACGAGAGAGTCACCACTACTGGAGACTCGACGGGCCGCCTCATGAAGTATGATCCGAAGACGAAGAGTGTCACTGTGCTGCAATCCGGTATCACATATCCTAATGGTCTCGCTATTAGTGCCGATCGGACACACCTTGTCGTAGCACTCACTGGAGCATGCAAGTTGATGAGGTATTGGATCAAGGGTCCCAAGGCGGGCACTTCGGAGCCGCTTGCCGATCTACCGGGCTATCCTGACAACGTGAGGGCTGACCTCAATGGTGGATTTTGGGTAGCACTTCACCGGGAGAAGATGGAACTGTCATTTGGCCCAGACAACCACCTTCTTGCTGTGAGGATCAATGCTGACGGACAGGTGATCCAGGTGATGAGGGGATCCAAGAGCGTAAGGCCGACCGAGGTGGTGGAGAGGTTAGGCGGCAAGTTATATATGGGCTCGGTGGAATTACCTTATGTCGGCGTGGTTAGCGAATAG
- the LOC120657603 gene encoding protein NOI4-like — protein MSDDTGRTLPKFGEWDVNNPASADGFTVIFSKARDEKKAPPAKGQGGHISNRSADMKDSRADKVTSYNSRNNASKKWFCCVSPSPTQS, from the exons ATGTCG GACGACACCGGCCGCACTCTACCCAAGTTCGGCGAATGGGACGTCAACAACCCGGCCTCCGCCGACGGGTTCACGGTTATCTTCAGCAAAGCCAGGGATGAGAAGAAAGCCCCCCCGGCCAAAGGCCAAGGAGGCCACATCAGCAACAGGTCGGCGGACATGAAGGACTCCAGGGCCGACAAGGTGACCTCCTACAACTCCAGGAACAACGCATCG AAGAAATGGTTCTGCTGCGTCTCGCCCAGTCCCACACAATCCTGA